A stretch of the Vigna radiata var. radiata cultivar VC1973A chromosome 7, Vradiata_ver6, whole genome shotgun sequence genome encodes the following:
- the LOC106767805 gene encoding uncharacterized protein LOC106767805 codes for MANEQMKPIATLLLVLNFCMYAIVLGIGGWAMNRAIDHGFIIGPELKLPAHFSPLFFPMGNASTGFFVTFALLAGVVGAASAISGITHIRSWTAESLPSAASVATIAWTLTLLAMGFAWKEIGLRVRNARLKTMESFIIILSATQLFYIFAIHGAAAYRR; via the exons ATGGCTAATGAGCAAATGAAGCCTATTGCCACCCTTCTTTTGGTGTTGAACTTCTGCATGTATGCCATAGTTTTGGGCATTGGTGGATGGGCAATGAACAGAGCAATAGATCATGGTTTTATCATAG GTCCAGAATTAAAACTGCCAGCACACTTTTCACCCTTATTCTTCCCAATGGGAAATGCTTCCACTGGATTCTTTGTAACATTTGCTTTGCTTGCTGGAGTGGTTGGTGCTGCATCAGCAATATCAGGAATCACTCATATCCGGTCGTGGACTGCTGAGAGCTTACCATCTGCAGCTTCAGTTGCTACCATAGCTTGGACTCTTACACTCTTGGCCATGGG CTTTGCTTGGAAAGAGATTGGACTTCGTGTAAGAAATGCACGTCTG AAAACAATGGAgtcttttataattatactttCAGCTACACAGCTTTTCTACATATTTGCCATTCATGGTGCTGCTGCATACAGAAGATAA
- the LOC106767494 gene encoding uncharacterized protein LOC106767494 — MRSDAFQTAKIYRHLLKAVKKHIGNAENKSQFLNFVISEFRNNKYLSDGVAIEQKIKLARDYTFLLNSVHHQKDLLFSYNIAVDRSDEVKRTLGKSASSVGLQLPEVYQP, encoded by the exons ATGAGATCCGACGCCTTCCAAACGGCTAAGATCTATCGCCATCTTCTCAAGGCGGTCAAGAAACATATCGGGAATGCGGAGAACAAGAGtcagtttttaaattttgtaatctcAGAGTTCCGTAACAACAAATATTTGTCTGATGGTGTGGCTATCgaacagaaaataaaacttgCTCGGGATTATACTTTTCTTCTTAACAGTGTACACCATCAGAAG GATTTACTTTTTTCATACAATATTGCCGTGGATAGATCAGATGAAGTGAAAAGGACTCTTGGAAAATCTGCTTCAAGTGTTGGTCTTCAGCTTCCTGAGGTTTATCAGCCATAA
- the LOC106767215 gene encoding uncharacterized protein LOC106767215, whose protein sequence is MPSGAKKRKAARKRKEKENKTNPSTNNPQGNGGLKSIGEDGSDGGEGNFPAYNGHDDQHNPFKDGSEELQSAAQPHASDVESLKVVSSDVKIDQVFGGKEDCVVLVEGSLKSEESSESKSISFEHHETAKESYVENENANENGSDTSLGESLSEKNSNNGNFISVEEAVVCHLSVKSNDSVSKVENSDSGSVVLDKPVVHPEEVNNLAMKLNEDNVYSLTNENERTLSMEEPKLKECDSNTLTPVSASAFTKFTNGAKHIKDCDLAERSKNQPHAALAPNVAQKTSWLSCCGLFEVLSSSNR, encoded by the exons ATGCCTTCAGGTGCTAAGAAGAGAAAAGCGGCTAGGAAAAGgaaggaaaaggaaaacaaaaccaATCCATCAACCAACAATCCCCAAG GAAATGGTGGTTTGAAGTCAATAGGGGAGGACGGAAGTGATGGTGGTGAGGGTAATTTTCCTGCCTATAACGGACATGATGACCAGCATAATCCATtcaaagatggaagtgaagaactGCAATCTGCTGCACAGCCGCATGCTTCTGATGTCGAGTCCTTGAAAGTAGTCTCTAGTGATGTCAAGATTGACCAAGTGTTTGGAGGAAAGGAGGACTGTGTTGTTTTGGTGGAGGGAAGTTTGAAGTCTGAGGAGAGTTCTGAGAGCAAAAGTATAAGTTTTGAGCACCATGAGACCGCCAAAGAATCATATGTTGAAAATGAGAATGCGAATGAGAATGGCAGCGATACTTCACTGGGTGAATCCCTCTCCGAGAAGAACTCGAACAatggaaattttatttcagtCGAAGAGGCAGTTGTTTGTCATCTGTCTGTTAAGTCTAATGATTCTGTGTCCAAGGTAGAAAACAGTGATAGTGGAAGTGTAGTACTAGATAAGCCAGTAGTTCATCCTGAAGAAGTGAACAATCTCGCTATGAAGTTAAATGAGGATAATGTATACTCCTTAACCAATGAGAATGAGAGAACATTAAGTATGGAGGAGCCTAAGCTAAAGGAATGTGATAGTAACACTTTAACTCCAGTGTCTGCTAGTGCTTTCACCAAATTTACCAATGGTGCAAAGCATATTAAGGATTGTGACCTCGCAGAACGTTCCAAGAATCAG CCTCATGCAGCATTGGCTCCAAACGTGGCGCAAAAGACTTCGTGGTTGAGTTGCTGTGGATTGTTTGAAGTTCTCTCCAGCTCAAATAGATAA
- the LOC106769157 gene encoding uncharacterized protein LOC106769157 — MKIQALSPLLQRPFQPLFPPLFLGFTFKPSFLTPTKHALLFSRSSRSAKFRPSFVTVTETEGVVIDDGHTEPGLVNDGDNELGFVNIGYISSVHGIQGEIRVKPATDFPELRFATPGRRWLKSKVLGGQSIQEVELEEGREHPGLKSWILKFRGIDTVEQAKMLIGSTLLVTKEDRPELEEGEFYTHDLIGMKVFMKENGTLVGTVVNVFNSGANDLLQIALDSSFDMLDKSGKSKSAGTDVSGQLVLVPFVEAIVPDVDMKRREMHITPPKGLLELNLRFDGRSKKERRQLEWKERKKFQKRLIAAKKKLSEMEQKHVFQGYHHGEKDQWSLLSDQIVSVNSKLLEEALQSLERPAKRWTVAELTSAIEAKLINSIQLSEEYFSNGSENKLVRDMQEKGHKLLSEGKMATVFLLNEKEHQGNIYDSNFVENEAVDTSILQMFQKIKGRVSVPLILVSSAQQILSLRDLFTSNNYFAFDSGKVWFLEEEKLPVVSSLPEGQNKYKILMKSPWEILQSPVGSGGLVSLFSKHGIADNLIDMGVEYIELCCPSEKNAGGNSLLLGLVKSREAKIGMQIRPAIADSEKYFDVILSLDFVKKLQSNKLQFDAIPRAHSFVEKVDKEWVTVTASTPNSFELSCSIYSYLNACSLDKVSIVEVRE, encoded by the exons ATGAAGATACAGGCACTGTCACCGCTTCTCCAACGCCCGTTTCAGCCTCTATTTCCTCCGCTTTTTCTTGGATTCACTTTCAAACCTTCTTTTCTAACTCCAACCAAACACGCCCTTTTATTTTCACGTTCTTCGAGGTCAGCTAAGTTTCGTCCCTCTTTTGTAACGGTTACAGAAACCGAAGGGGTTGTTATTGACGACGGCCACACCGAACCGGGCTTAGTAAATGACGGCGACAACGAGCTGGGCTTCGTTAACATTGGCTACATATCGAGTGTTCATGGTATTCAGGGAGAGATTCGCGTGAAACCAGCCACTGATTTTCCTGAACTGCGTTTTGCCACt CCTGGGAGAAGATGGCTGAAGAGCAAGGTTTTGGGTGGACAAAGCATTCAAGAAGTTGAGCTGGAGGAAGGTAGAGAACACCCTGGACTAAAGAGTTGGATACTCAAATTCAGAGGAATTGACACAGTGGAACAG GCTAAGATGCTTATTGGATCTACGTTGCTGGTGACAAAAGAAGACAGGCCGGAATTAGAGGAGGGTGAATTTTACACACATGATTTGATAGGAATGAAAGTATTTATGAAG GAAAATGGAACACTTGTGGGAACTGTTGTAAATGTTTTCAATAGTGGAGCCAACGACCTACTACAAATTGCACTTGATTCATCTTTTGATATGCTTGATAAGAGTGGCAAGTCAAAGTCTGCAGGAACAGATGTATCTGGTCAGCTTGTTTTGGTACCTTTTGTTGAAGCCATTGTTCCAGATGTTGAtatgaaaagaagagaaatgcATATTACACCACCTAAGGGACTCCTGGAGTTAAATTTACGATTTGATGGGAGGTCCAAAAAAGAAAGGCGCCAACTT GaatggaaagaaagaaaaaagtttcaaaagcGTCTCATTGCAGCAAAAAAGAAACTCTCTGAAATGGAGCAAAAACATGTATTTCAAGGATATCACCATGGAGAGAAAGATCAATGGAGCTTGCTTAGTGATCAGATTGTTAGTGTAAACTCCAAATTGCTCGAGGAGGCGTTACAAAGTCTTGAACGTCCAGCAAAGAG aTGGACAGTAGCGGAGTTGACCAGTGCCATAGAAGCAAAGCTTATAAATTCCATCCAATTATCAGAGGAATATTTCTCAAATGGAAGTGAAAATAAGTTGGTTAGAGATATGCAAGAGAAGGGACATAAGCTCTTGTCTGAGGGCAAAATGGCTACTGTCTTTCTCTTGAATGAAAAAGAGCATCAGGGGAACATTTATGACTCTAACTTCGTAGAAAATGAAGCAGTTGACACTTCAATTCTTCAAATGTTTCAAAAg ATCAAAGGACGTGTTTCTGTGCCTTTAATATTGGTTTCCTCAGCCCAACAAATTCTGTCTTTAAGAGATCTGTTTACAAGCAACAATTACTTCGCTTTTGACTCTGGAAAG GTATGGTTTTTGGAGGAAGAGAAGCTCCCAGTAGTTAGCAGCTTGCCTGAGGGACAGaacaaatataagattttaatgaAATCACCTTGGGAAATACTCCAATCTCCTGTTGGGTCTGGAGGACTTGTTAGCTTGTTTTCAAAACATGGCATTGCAGATAATCTTATTGACATGGGTGTTGAGTACATTGAG TTATGCTGCCCAAGTGAAAAAAATGCTGGGGGAAACTCATTGCTTCTTGGGTTAGTTAAATCACGGGAAGCCAAAATTGGGATGCAAATTCGGCCTGCGATAGCTGATTCGGAAAAATATTTTGACGTGATATTGTCATTGGACTTCGTCAAGAAGTTGCAGAGCAACAAACTCCAATTCGATGCAATCCCAAGGGCACATTCCTTTGTTGAAAAAGTTGACAAAGAATGGGTTACTGTCACCGCGTCTACCCCCAATTCATTTGAGCTTTCTTGTAGTATATATAGTTACTTGAATGCATGTTCTTTGGATAAGGTTTCTATTGTGGAGGTTAGAGAATAA